Proteins found in one Pongo pygmaeus isolate AG05252 chromosome 8, NHGRI_mPonPyg2-v2.0_pri, whole genome shotgun sequence genomic segment:
- the LOXL4 gene encoding lysyl oxidase homolog 4 isoform X4 has product MAWSPPATLSLFLLLLGQPPPSRPQSLGTTKLRLVGPESKPEEGRLEVLHQGQWGTVCDDNFAIQEATVACRQLGFEAALTWAHSAKYGQGEGPIWLDNVRCVGTESSLDQCRSNGWGVSDCSHSEDVGVICHPRRHRGYLSETVSNALGSQGRRLEEVRLKPILASAKQHSPVTEGAVEVKYEGHWRQVCDQGWTMNNSRVVCGMLGFPSEVPVDSHYYRKVWDLKMRDPKSRLKSLTNKNSFWIHQVTCLGTEPHMANCQVQVAPARGKLRPACPGGMHAVVSCVAGPRFRPLKTKPQRKGSRAEEPRVRLRSGAQVGEGRVEVLVNSQWGTVCDHRWNLISASVVCRQLGFGSAREALFGARLGQGLGPIHLSEVRCRGYERTLSDCPALEGSQNGCQHENDAAVRCNVPNMGFQNQVRLAGGRIPEEGLLEVQVEVNGVPRWGSVCSENWGLTEAMVACRQLGLGFAIHAYKETWYWSGTPRAQEVVMSGVRCSGTELALQQCQRHGPVHCSHGGGRFLAGVSCMDSAPDLVMNAQLVQETAYLEDRPLSQLYCAHEENCLSKSADHMDWPYGYRRLLRFSTQIYNLGRTDFRPKTGRDSWVWHQCHRHYHSIEVFTHYDLLTLNGSKVAEGHKASFCLEDTNCPTGLQRRYACANFGEQGVTVGCWDTYRHDIDCQWVDITDVGPGNYIFQVIVNPHYEVAESDFSNNMLQCRCKYDGHRVWLHNCHIGNSYPANAELSLEQEQRLRNNLI; this is encoded by the exons ATGGCGTGGTCCCCACCAGCCACCCTCTCTCTGTTCCTGCTGCTGCTAGGCCAGCCCCCTCCCAGCAGGCCACAGTCACTGGGCACCACTAAGCTCCGGCTGGTGGGCCCAGAGAGCAAGCCAGAGGAGGGCCGCCTGGAGGTGCTGCACCAGGGCCAGTGGGGCACCGTGTGTGATGACAACTTTGCTATCCAGGAGGCCACAGTGGCTTGCCGCCAGCTGGGCTTCGAAGCTGCCTTGACCTGGGCCCACAGTGCCAAGTATGGCCAAGGGGAGG GACCCATCTGGCTGGACAATGTGCGCTGTGTGGGCACAGAGAGCTCCCTGGACCAGTGCAGGTCTAATGGCTGGGGTGTCAGTGACTGCAGTCACTCAGAAGACGTAGGGGTGATATGCCACCCCCGGCGCCATCGTGGCTACCTTTCTGAAACCGTCTCCAATGCCCTTGGGTCTCAG GGCCGGCGGCTGGAGGAGGTGCGGCTCAAGCCCATCCTTGCCAGTGCCAAGCAGCATAGCCCAGTGACCGAGGGAGCCGTGGAGGTGAAGTATGAGGGCCACTGGCGGCAGGTGTGTGACCAGGGCTGGACCATGAACAACAGCAGGGTGGTGTGCGGGATGCTGGGCTTCCCCAGCGAGGTGCCGGTCGACAGCCACTACTACAG GAAAGTCTGGGATCTGAAGATGAGGGACCCTAAGTCTAG GCTGAAGAGCCTGACGAATAAGAACTCCTTCTGGATCCACCAGGTCACCTGCCTGGGGACAGAGCCCCACATGGCCAACTGCCAGGTGCAGGTGGCTCCAGCCCGGGGCAAGCTGCGTCCAGCCTGCCCAGGTGGCATGCACGCTGTGGTCAGCTGTGTGGCAGGGCCTCGCTTCCGCCCACTGAAGACAAAGCCACAACGCAAAGGGTCCCGGGCAGAG GAGCCGAGGGTGCGCCTGCGCTCCGGGGCCCAGGTGGGCGAGGGCCGCGTGGAAGTGCTTGTGAACAGCCAGTGGGGCACGGTCTGTGATCACAGGTGGAACCTCATCTCTGCCAGTGTCGTGTGTCGTCAGCTGGGCTTTGGCTCTGCTCGGGAGGCCCTCTTTGGGGCCCGGCTGGGCCAAG GGCTAGGGCCCATCCACCTGAGTGAGGTGCGCTGCAGGGGATATGAGCGGACCCTCAGCGACTGCCCTGCCCTGGAAGGGTCCCAGAATGGTTGCCAACATGAGAATGATGCTGCTGTCAGGTGCAATGTCCCTAACATGGGCTTTCAGAATCAG GTGCGCTTGGCTGGTGGGCGTATCCCTGAGGAGGGGCTGTTGGAGGTGCAGGTGGAGGTGAACGGGGTCCCACGCTGGGGGAGTGTGTGCAGTGAAAACTGGGGGCTCACCGAAGCCATGGTGGCCTGCCGACAGCTCGGTCTGGGTTTTGCCATCCATGCCTACAAG GAAACCTGGTACTGGTCGGGGACGCCGAGGGCCCAAGAGGTGGTGATGAGTGGGGTGCGCTGCTCAGGCACAGAGCTGGCCCTGCAGCAGTGCCAGAGGCACGGGCCGGTGCACTGCTCCCACGGTGGTGGGCGCTTCCTGGCTGGAGTCTCCTGTATGGACA GTGCACCAGACCTGGTGATGAATGCCCAGCTAGTGCAGGAGACAGCCTACTTGGAGGACCGCCCGCTCAGCCAGCTGTATTGTGCCCACGAGGAGAACTGCCTCTCCAAGTCTGCGGATCATATGGACTGGCCCTACGGATACCGGCGCCTATTGCGCTTCTCCACACAGATCTACAACCTGGGCCGGACTGACTTTCGTCCAAAGACTGGACGCGATAGCTGGGTTTGGCACCAGTGCCACAG GCATTACCACAGCATTGAGGTCTTCACCCACTACGACCTCCTCACTCTCAATGGCTCCAAGGTGGCTGAGGGGCACAAGGCCAGCTTCTGTCTGGAGGACACAAACTGCCCCACAG GACTGCAGCGGCGTTACGCATGTGCCAACTTTGGAGAACAGGGAGTGACTGTAGGCTGCTGGGACACCTACCGGCATGACATTGATTGCCAATGGGTGGATATCACAGACGTGGGCCCCGGGAACTATATCTTCCAG GTGATTGTGAACCCCCACTATGAAGTGGCAGAGTCAGATTTCTCCAACAATATGCTGCAGTGCCGCTGCAAGTATGATGGGCACCGGGTCTGGCTGCACAACTGCCACATAG
- the LOXL4 gene encoding lysyl oxidase homolog 4 isoform X5, producing MAWSPPATLSLFLLLLGQPPPSRPQSLGTTKLRLVGPESKPEEGRLEVLHQGQWGTVCDDNFAIQEATVACRQLGFEAALTWAHSAKYGQGEGPIWLDNVRCVGTESSLDQCRSNGWGVSDCSHSEDVGVICHPRRHRGYLSETVSNALGSQGRRLEEVRLKPILASAKQHSPVTEGAVEVKYEGHWRQVCDQGWTMNNSRVVCGMLGFPSEVPVDSHYYRKVWDLKMRDPKSRLKSLTNKNSFWIHQVTCLGTEPHMANCQVQVAPARGKLRPACPGGMHAVVSCVAGPRFRPLKTKPQRKGSRAEQEPRVRLRSGAQVGEGRVEVLVNSQWGTVCDHRWNLISASVVCRQLGFGSAREALFGARLGQGLGPIHLSEVRCRGYERTLSDCPALEGSQNGCQHENDAAVRCNVPNMGFQNQVRLAGGRIPEEGLLEVQVEVNGVPRWGSVCSENWGLTEAMVACRQLGLGFAIHAYKETWYWSGTPRAQEVVMSGVRCSGTELALQQCQRHGPVHCSHGGGRFLAGVSCMDSAPDLVMNAQLVQETAYLEDRPLSQLYCAHEENCLSKSADHMDWPYGYRRLLRFSTQIYNLGRTDFRPKTGRDSWVWHQCHRTQPRVEKVERNGQ from the exons ATGGCGTGGTCCCCACCAGCCACCCTCTCTCTGTTCCTGCTGCTGCTAGGCCAGCCCCCTCCCAGCAGGCCACAGTCACTGGGCACCACTAAGCTCCGGCTGGTGGGCCCAGAGAGCAAGCCAGAGGAGGGCCGCCTGGAGGTGCTGCACCAGGGCCAGTGGGGCACCGTGTGTGATGACAACTTTGCTATCCAGGAGGCCACAGTGGCTTGCCGCCAGCTGGGCTTCGAAGCTGCCTTGACCTGGGCCCACAGTGCCAAGTATGGCCAAGGGGAGG GACCCATCTGGCTGGACAATGTGCGCTGTGTGGGCACAGAGAGCTCCCTGGACCAGTGCAGGTCTAATGGCTGGGGTGTCAGTGACTGCAGTCACTCAGAAGACGTAGGGGTGATATGCCACCCCCGGCGCCATCGTGGCTACCTTTCTGAAACCGTCTCCAATGCCCTTGGGTCTCAG GGCCGGCGGCTGGAGGAGGTGCGGCTCAAGCCCATCCTTGCCAGTGCCAAGCAGCATAGCCCAGTGACCGAGGGAGCCGTGGAGGTGAAGTATGAGGGCCACTGGCGGCAGGTGTGTGACCAGGGCTGGACCATGAACAACAGCAGGGTGGTGTGCGGGATGCTGGGCTTCCCCAGCGAGGTGCCGGTCGACAGCCACTACTACAG GAAAGTCTGGGATCTGAAGATGAGGGACCCTAAGTCTAG GCTGAAGAGCCTGACGAATAAGAACTCCTTCTGGATCCACCAGGTCACCTGCCTGGGGACAGAGCCCCACATGGCCAACTGCCAGGTGCAGGTGGCTCCAGCCCGGGGCAAGCTGCGTCCAGCCTGCCCAGGTGGCATGCACGCTGTGGTCAGCTGTGTGGCAGGGCCTCGCTTCCGCCCACTGAAGACAAAGCCACAACGCAAAGGGTCCCGGGCAGAG CAGGAGCCGAGGGTGCGCCTGCGCTCCGGGGCCCAGGTGGGCGAGGGCCGCGTGGAAGTGCTTGTGAACAGCCAGTGGGGCACGGTCTGTGATCACAGGTGGAACCTCATCTCTGCCAGTGTCGTGTGTCGTCAGCTGGGCTTTGGCTCTGCTCGGGAGGCCCTCTTTGGGGCCCGGCTGGGCCAAG GGCTAGGGCCCATCCACCTGAGTGAGGTGCGCTGCAGGGGATATGAGCGGACCCTCAGCGACTGCCCTGCCCTGGAAGGGTCCCAGAATGGTTGCCAACATGAGAATGATGCTGCTGTCAGGTGCAATGTCCCTAACATGGGCTTTCAGAATCAG GTGCGCTTGGCTGGTGGGCGTATCCCTGAGGAGGGGCTGTTGGAGGTGCAGGTGGAGGTGAACGGGGTCCCACGCTGGGGGAGTGTGTGCAGTGAAAACTGGGGGCTCACCGAAGCCATGGTGGCCTGCCGACAGCTCGGTCTGGGTTTTGCCATCCATGCCTACAAG GAAACCTGGTACTGGTCGGGGACGCCGAGGGCCCAAGAGGTGGTGATGAGTGGGGTGCGCTGCTCAGGCACAGAGCTGGCCCTGCAGCAGTGCCAGAGGCACGGGCCGGTGCACTGCTCCCACGGTGGTGGGCGCTTCCTGGCTGGAGTCTCCTGTATGGACA GTGCACCAGACCTGGTGATGAATGCCCAGCTAGTGCAGGAGACAGCCTACTTGGAGGACCGCCCGCTCAGCCAGCTGTATTGTGCCCACGAGGAGAACTGCCTCTCCAAGTCTGCGGATCATATGGACTGGCCCTACGGATACCGGCGCCTATTGCGCTTCTCCACACAGATCTACAACCTGGGCCGGACTGACTTTCGTCCAAAGACTGGACGCGATAGCTGGGTTTGGCACCAGTGCCACAG aacaCAGCCACGGGTggagaaagtggagaggaatgggcaATGA
- the LOXL4 gene encoding lysyl oxidase homolog 4 isoform X3 → MAWSPPATLSLFLLLLGQPPPSRPQSLGTTKLRLVGPESKPEEGRLEVLHQGQWGTVCDDNFAIQEATVACRQLGFEAALTWAHSAKYGQGEGPIWLDNVRCVGTESSLDQCRSNGWGVSDCSHSEDVGVICHPRRHRGYLSETVSNALGSQGRRLEEVRLKPILASAKQHSPVTEGAVEVKYEGHWRQVCDQGWTMNNSRVVCGMLGFPSEVPVDSHYYRKVWDLKMRDPKSRLKSLTNKNSFWIHQVTCLGTEPHMANCQVQVAPARGKLRPACPGGMHAVVSCVAGPRFRPLKTKPQRKGSRAEQEPRVRLRSGAQVGEGRVEVLVNSQWGTVCDHRWNLISASVVCRQLGFGSAREALFGARLGQGLGPIHLSEVRCRGYERTLSDCPALEGSQNGCQHENDAAVRCNVPNMGFQNQVRLAGGRIPEEGLLEVQVEVNGVPRWGSVCSENWGLTEAMVACRQLGLGFAIHAYKETWYWSGTPRAQEVVMSGVRCSGTELALQQCQRHGPVHCSHGGGRFLAGVSCMDSAPDLVMNAQLVQETAYLEDRPLSQLYCAHEENCLSKSADHMDWPYGYRRLLRFSTQIYNLGRTDFRPKTGRDSWVWHQCHRHYHSIEVFTHYDLLTLNGSKVAEGHKASFCLEDTNCPTGLQRRYACANFGEQGVTVGCWDTYRHDIDCQWVDITDVGPGNYIFQVIVNPHYEVAESDFSNNMLQCRCKYDGHRVWLHNCHIGNSYPANAELSLEQEQRLRNNLI, encoded by the exons ATGGCGTGGTCCCCACCAGCCACCCTCTCTCTGTTCCTGCTGCTGCTAGGCCAGCCCCCTCCCAGCAGGCCACAGTCACTGGGCACCACTAAGCTCCGGCTGGTGGGCCCAGAGAGCAAGCCAGAGGAGGGCCGCCTGGAGGTGCTGCACCAGGGCCAGTGGGGCACCGTGTGTGATGACAACTTTGCTATCCAGGAGGCCACAGTGGCTTGCCGCCAGCTGGGCTTCGAAGCTGCCTTGACCTGGGCCCACAGTGCCAAGTATGGCCAAGGGGAGG GACCCATCTGGCTGGACAATGTGCGCTGTGTGGGCACAGAGAGCTCCCTGGACCAGTGCAGGTCTAATGGCTGGGGTGTCAGTGACTGCAGTCACTCAGAAGACGTAGGGGTGATATGCCACCCCCGGCGCCATCGTGGCTACCTTTCTGAAACCGTCTCCAATGCCCTTGGGTCTCAG GGCCGGCGGCTGGAGGAGGTGCGGCTCAAGCCCATCCTTGCCAGTGCCAAGCAGCATAGCCCAGTGACCGAGGGAGCCGTGGAGGTGAAGTATGAGGGCCACTGGCGGCAGGTGTGTGACCAGGGCTGGACCATGAACAACAGCAGGGTGGTGTGCGGGATGCTGGGCTTCCCCAGCGAGGTGCCGGTCGACAGCCACTACTACAG GAAAGTCTGGGATCTGAAGATGAGGGACCCTAAGTCTAG GCTGAAGAGCCTGACGAATAAGAACTCCTTCTGGATCCACCAGGTCACCTGCCTGGGGACAGAGCCCCACATGGCCAACTGCCAGGTGCAGGTGGCTCCAGCCCGGGGCAAGCTGCGTCCAGCCTGCCCAGGTGGCATGCACGCTGTGGTCAGCTGTGTGGCAGGGCCTCGCTTCCGCCCACTGAAGACAAAGCCACAACGCAAAGGGTCCCGGGCAGAG CAGGAGCCGAGGGTGCGCCTGCGCTCCGGGGCCCAGGTGGGCGAGGGCCGCGTGGAAGTGCTTGTGAACAGCCAGTGGGGCACGGTCTGTGATCACAGGTGGAACCTCATCTCTGCCAGTGTCGTGTGTCGTCAGCTGGGCTTTGGCTCTGCTCGGGAGGCCCTCTTTGGGGCCCGGCTGGGCCAAG GGCTAGGGCCCATCCACCTGAGTGAGGTGCGCTGCAGGGGATATGAGCGGACCCTCAGCGACTGCCCTGCCCTGGAAGGGTCCCAGAATGGTTGCCAACATGAGAATGATGCTGCTGTCAGGTGCAATGTCCCTAACATGGGCTTTCAGAATCAG GTGCGCTTGGCTGGTGGGCGTATCCCTGAGGAGGGGCTGTTGGAGGTGCAGGTGGAGGTGAACGGGGTCCCACGCTGGGGGAGTGTGTGCAGTGAAAACTGGGGGCTCACCGAAGCCATGGTGGCCTGCCGACAGCTCGGTCTGGGTTTTGCCATCCATGCCTACAAG GAAACCTGGTACTGGTCGGGGACGCCGAGGGCCCAAGAGGTGGTGATGAGTGGGGTGCGCTGCTCAGGCACAGAGCTGGCCCTGCAGCAGTGCCAGAGGCACGGGCCGGTGCACTGCTCCCACGGTGGTGGGCGCTTCCTGGCTGGAGTCTCCTGTATGGACA GTGCACCAGACCTGGTGATGAATGCCCAGCTAGTGCAGGAGACAGCCTACTTGGAGGACCGCCCGCTCAGCCAGCTGTATTGTGCCCACGAGGAGAACTGCCTCTCCAAGTCTGCGGATCATATGGACTGGCCCTACGGATACCGGCGCCTATTGCGCTTCTCCACACAGATCTACAACCTGGGCCGGACTGACTTTCGTCCAAAGACTGGACGCGATAGCTGGGTTTGGCACCAGTGCCACAG GCATTACCACAGCATTGAGGTCTTCACCCACTACGACCTCCTCACTCTCAATGGCTCCAAGGTGGCTGAGGGGCACAAGGCCAGCTTCTGTCTGGAGGACACAAACTGCCCCACAG GACTGCAGCGGCGTTACGCATGTGCCAACTTTGGAGAACAGGGAGTGACTGTAGGCTGCTGGGACACCTACCGGCATGACATTGATTGCCAATGGGTGGATATCACAGACGTGGGCCCCGGGAACTATATCTTCCAG GTGATTGTGAACCCCCACTATGAAGTGGCAGAGTCAGATTTCTCCAACAATATGCTGCAGTGCCGCTGCAAGTATGATGGGCACCGGGTCTGGCTGCACAACTGCCACATAG